CGTGTCGGAGGCGGTACTTTCTACCCGGGTCTTAAGATTAATCGGGCACTCTCACTCATTCGGGTTAACTACTTCGCTATCTTGGTCGCCGTGGTGCACACGAAGTCACGAGTCGTCCAGCGGGCGAGCCTTCGGCTGGGCGCTGTGGCGGTGGCCACGGTGGTCGGGGCCGGGCTCGCTGGCGTCTACGTCGGCGTGCACCGGACCGCCGAGGCCGAGCCGAAGCAGGTGGCGGTGGCCCGGCAGGCCAGCGGTCCGGCGGTCAACGCCGGGGGCAACGCCGGCAACGGGGCGGGGCAGGTCGCCCAGTCGTCCGCCCCGCCGAAGTCCGCGCAGGCCGCGTCGCCCGATCATTCCACCCCGTTCAGTGCCAAGCTCTCCTCGAAGGACATCCCGGAGAAGGGCGGCGGCGTCCGCACCGGCGGCTGCAGCGGTTCGCTCATCGCGCCGGAGTGGATCATCACCGCGGGGCACTGCTTCCACGACATCGACGGCAAGCGGATCAGCGGCAAGCCCGACTACACCATGACGGTGGCGCTCGGGAAGCTCACCGATTCCGATCCGCGCGGGCATGTCGTGCAGGTCGTCGACACACGCCAGTCCGCGGTCAACGACCTCGCGCTGGCCCGGCTTTCCGAGCCGGTCACCGACATCGAGCCGCTCGCGTTGCCGGACGGGCCGCCGGATCCCGGGGAGCACACCACGTTCGTCGGCTGGGGTTCGCTGTCTTCCAAGGTGATCGTGCAGACCGATCACATCAAGCGTGGCGATTTCTCCGTCAGTTCGGTGCGCGACAATGAGATCACTCTGGAACCGCTGAAGAAGCGGACCGTCGAGAACAGCCCTTGTCCGGACGACTCCGGTTCGCCGTTCTTTGTGACGGACAACGGCAAGAACACGCTGATCGCGGTCGAGAACTTCGGTCCGGACTGTCCGCAGCCGGGCATCGAGACCGCGGCGCGGGTCGATCAGCTCGTCGGCTGGATCAAGAAGCAGATCGGCTCGTAGCCCCAGTTCAGCGGGGCAGCAGCGCGGCCA
This sequence is a window from Amycolatopsis benzoatilytica AK 16/65. Protein-coding genes within it:
- a CDS encoding S1 family peptidase: MVHTKSRVVQRASLRLGAVAVATVVGAGLAGVYVGVHRTAEAEPKQVAVARQASGPAVNAGGNAGNGAGQVAQSSAPPKSAQAASPDHSTPFSAKLSSKDIPEKGGGVRTGGCSGSLIAPEWIITAGHCFHDIDGKRISGKPDYTMTVALGKLTDSDPRGHVVQVVDTRQSAVNDLALARLSEPVTDIEPLALPDGPPDPGEHTTFVGWGSLSSKVIVQTDHIKRGDFSVSSVRDNEITLEPLKKRTVENSPCPDDSGSPFFVTDNGKNTLIAVENFGPDCPQPGIETAARVDQLVGWIKKQIGS